A genomic window from Thermodesulfitimonas autotrophica includes:
- the cobD gene encoding threonine-phosphate decarboxylase CobD — MNTSLTRWQHHGGNPYRAAREWGGWPDEYLDFSCNINPLGPSPRVLACLQAAAGEIWRYPDPECTALKEALGAYLGVPAAWLIPGNGTAELINLLVPALGIRRAVVPAPAFAEYALSVTAWGGEIRYLYLKGEDFAFPWEELPAALAGADALFLCQPNNPTGRLLAPDELERLAAATARAGAYLVVDEAFLDFLPDAAALTALNLLPRWEHLVVLRSLTKFFALAGLRLGVLVALSPLQREILSLLPPWNVNSLAQVAGVAAVADAEYISESRRVVATERAYLASALASLPGVRVVPGVANFLLLDIRGTGFSSAALARRLAQERVLVRDTANFPGLGGGFIRVAVRLRAENERLVGTLGAVLRAAPGQG; from the coding sequence TTGAACACGAGCTTGACGCGTTGGCAGCACCACGGCGGTAACCCCTACCGCGCGGCCCGGGAGTGGGGCGGGTGGCCGGACGAATACCTCGACTTCAGCTGCAACATCAACCCGCTCGGGCCCTCCCCGCGGGTGCTGGCTTGCCTGCAGGCGGCCGCCGGCGAAATCTGGCGCTATCCGGACCCCGAGTGCACGGCGCTCAAGGAGGCGCTTGGCGCTTACTTGGGTGTTCCGGCGGCGTGGCTGATACCGGGAAACGGGACGGCGGAACTCATCAATCTTTTGGTGCCGGCCCTTGGTATCAGGCGGGCGGTGGTACCGGCGCCGGCCTTCGCGGAATACGCGCTGAGTGTCACTGCCTGGGGCGGGGAGATCCGGTACCTTTACCTTAAGGGAGAGGACTTCGCCTTCCCTTGGGAAGAACTCCCCGCGGCCCTCGCCGGGGCGGACGCCCTTTTCCTTTGCCAGCCCAACAACCCCACCGGTCGGTTACTGGCGCCGGACGAACTGGAGCGTTTGGCGGCGGCGACAGCGCGGGCGGGCGCCTACCTCGTGGTGGACGAGGCCTTTCTCGATTTTCTCCCCGACGCCGCGGCGTTGACGGCGCTCAACCTTTTGCCCCGCTGGGAACACCTGGTCGTTTTGCGCTCACTTACCAAGTTCTTTGCGCTGGCCGGTTTGCGCCTGGGCGTTCTCGTGGCGCTTTCCCCATTGCAGCGCGAGATCCTCTCGCTTTTGCCCCCCTGGAACGTCAATTCGCTGGCGCAGGTGGCGGGTGTGGCGGCGGTGGCGGATGCAGAATACATTAGCGAAAGCAGGCGCGTGGTGGCGACCGAACGGGCATACCTCGCGAGCGCGCTTGCTTCCTTGCCCGGCGTGCGGGTGGTGCCGGGAGTGGCGAATTTTCTGCTGCTCGATATTCGCGGTACGGGATTTTCTTCCGCCGCGCTTGCCAGGCGATTGGCGCAGGAGCGGGTTTTGGTGCGCGATACCGCCAACTTTCCCGGACTTGGTGGCGGTTTTATCCGGGTGGCGGTGCGCCTCCGGGCGGAAAACGAGCGGTTGGTGGGGACTTTGGGCGCCGTGTTGCGCGCGGCCCCCGGGCAGGGTTAG
- a CDS encoding prenyltransferase/squalene oxidase repeat-containing protein — protein sequence MALTAARELINRTAAYIESCRVAGGGYYFARIPPGSPHDTFYAVATLRCLSTAPRDPDGVAAFFQELFNRDALATPPAIYYAVETLALLGKLTPAWQPLGEKLRSLQEPAGGFWVPQTLWVEAASRLENTLYAVAALTRLGTPFAAAACASFVTRELTAALTKGGLPSLATIHDAVAILSLLGQPVPDRAALRAYLYDLCCQEPGFLEHWYYIVATLQRLGHRPPVPGKIVEFVMACERARGGFARSPSPCAIPTILNTFHAVAILCGLGALPNGRCSHYRWIRRVDAALHSILADRPPLRKRDER from the coding sequence ATGGCGCTTACCGCAGCCCGCGAACTGATTAACCGGACCGCCGCTTACATCGAAAGCTGCCGGGTGGCAGGCGGCGGCTACTACTTCGCCCGCATCCCGCCCGGAAGCCCGCACGATACCTTTTACGCCGTGGCGACGCTGCGGTGCCTCAGTACCGCCCCACGCGACCCGGACGGGGTGGCCGCCTTTTTTCAGGAGCTTTTTAACCGCGATGCCCTGGCAACCCCGCCGGCGATTTACTACGCCGTAGAGACTCTCGCCCTGCTCGGTAAGCTCACGCCGGCATGGCAGCCACTCGGCGAAAAGCTGCGTTCCCTCCAGGAACCGGCGGGCGGCTTTTGGGTACCCCAAACCCTATGGGTGGAAGCGGCTTCGCGCTTGGAAAACACCCTTTACGCAGTAGCGGCCCTCACGCGGTTGGGAACACCTTTCGCGGCGGCGGCGTGCGCCTCCTTCGTTACCAGGGAACTGACCGCCGCCCTGACGAAGGGAGGGCTGCCGTCCTTGGCCACAATCCACGACGCCGTGGCGATTCTCTCGCTGCTCGGGCAGCCCGTGCCCGACAGAGCTGCCCTCCGCGCCTACCTCTACGACCTCTGCTGCCAGGAGCCCGGTTTCCTCGAACACTGGTACTACATAGTAGCGACGCTGCAGCGCCTGGGCCACCGGCCGCCCGTCCCCGGAAAGATTGTCGAGTTTGTAATGGCGTGCGAACGCGCCCGCGGCGGCTTCGCCCGCTCCCCGAGCCCCTGCGCCATCCCGACGATTCTCAACACCTTTCACGCCGTAGCGATCCTCTGCGGCTTGGGCGCGTTACCCAACGGTCGGTGTTCACATTACCGATGGATAAGGCGAGTCGATGCCGCGCTGCACTCCATTCTCGCAGACCGCCCACCTCTTAGGAAACGCGATGAGAGGTGA
- a CDS encoding sirohydrochlorin chelatase, whose protein sequence is MEGIIVLGHGSRAAVDEANLFLERVAAEIAKIFPGARVEPAWMNPKAARQNLAGAAAKLVAAGARKVIVAPVFLTDGLHIRKDIPEELADLSSAYPGVEFVLARHIGFDPRIVGIVAERIAEVRDGVSL, encoded by the coding sequence TTGGAAGGGATAATTGTGCTCGGGCACGGGAGCCGGGCGGCAGTAGACGAAGCGAACCTTTTCTTGGAGCGGGTAGCCGCCGAAATTGCCAAAATATTTCCTGGGGCACGGGTTGAGCCGGCCTGGATGAACCCCAAAGCGGCGCGCCAAAACCTTGCCGGGGCCGCGGCTAAGCTGGTGGCGGCGGGAGCGAGAAAGGTGATTGTCGCCCCGGTTTTCTTAACGGACGGGCTCCACATCCGGAAGGATATCCCGGAAGAGTTAGCGGACTTAAGCAGTGCGTATCCGGGAGTCGAGTTTGTCTTAGCGCGGCACATCGGTTTTGACCCCCGGATCGTAGGTATTGTGGCGGAGCGGATTGCGGAGGTGCGGGATGGAGTTTCTTTGTAA
- a CDS encoding FAD-dependent oxidoreductase, whose product MGRKRRMGMFRDVSRIVIVGGVASGPKVAARARRLMPDAEITIIERGRFISYAGCGMPFYIAGQVKDFNQLFTTPYGVIRDEQFFARVKGVRVLTRTEARVIDRQKKEVVVTNLETGENYALPYDKLVLATGSNPVIPPIPGLELKGVHRLNHPEDALKIVEDLEGVSEAVIIGAGLIGMEAVDALRKRKVFVSVVEIKDQVLPGVLDPELAAVLAARLEEQGVELHLGEKVLRLGGDEEGRVSRVVTDRGTLEAQLVIVAVGVRPNVELARAAGLEIGKTGAISVNEYLQTSDPDIYALGDCVENVHLISGDKVYIPLASTANRQGRVVGDNLAGIPSRFKGVLGTAVLKVLGFNIARTGLGEFQARELGYDVETVVNATRDWAHYYPGHDNLLIKLIVDRATRRLLGAQAMGGGEAVKRIDVAATVLYFGGTVDDLASVDLGYAPPFSTPIDAVQHAANTLRNKLSGLAKTITAHELKARMDAGEDLVLLDVRMPAQFNAKYIEDERVMLVPLNELRQRIEEVPRDKEVVVLCAMGTRAWEAQRILEGAGYTNVKFLEGGLQAWPCELD is encoded by the coding sequence ATGGGCAGAAAAAGACGAATGGGGATGTTCCGGGACGTGAGCAGGATTGTCATTGTTGGTGGGGTAGCTTCAGGGCCGAAAGTAGCGGCCCGCGCCCGGCGACTGATGCCGGATGCAGAGATAACCATCATTGAGCGGGGCAGGTTTATTTCCTACGCGGGATGCGGTATGCCCTTTTACATTGCCGGCCAGGTCAAGGACTTCAACCAGTTGTTCACCACGCCGTACGGCGTCATCAGGGACGAGCAGTTTTTTGCCCGCGTAAAAGGGGTTAGGGTACTAACGCGTACCGAGGCCAGGGTGATCGACCGGCAAAAGAAAGAGGTAGTAGTGACTAACCTCGAAACCGGGGAAAACTATGCCCTTCCCTACGATAAGCTGGTGTTGGCTACCGGTTCAAACCCCGTTATACCTCCCATTCCCGGCCTCGAGTTAAAAGGGGTGCACCGTCTCAATCACCCTGAAGATGCTCTTAAGATCGTGGAGGATTTAGAAGGTGTCAGCGAAGCAGTGATCATCGGGGCAGGCCTTATCGGTATGGAGGCCGTGGACGCCCTGCGCAAGCGCAAGGTGTTTGTTTCCGTGGTGGAAATTAAGGATCAGGTGCTTCCGGGGGTTCTGGACCCGGAACTGGCGGCGGTGCTGGCAGCGCGCCTGGAGGAGCAAGGTGTGGAACTGCACCTGGGCGAAAAGGTGCTGCGCCTGGGAGGGGATGAAGAGGGCCGCGTGAGTCGGGTGGTAACCGACAGGGGAACCTTAGAGGCGCAGTTGGTAATCGTGGCTGTAGGTGTCCGCCCCAATGTAGAGCTGGCGCGAGCTGCTGGCCTGGAAATTGGCAAAACGGGCGCCATCTCCGTCAACGAGTACCTGCAGACCAGCGACCCCGACATTTACGCCCTCGGTGATTGCGTGGAAAATGTACATTTAATTTCCGGCGATAAGGTATACATTCCCCTAGCTTCTACGGCCAACCGCCAGGGAAGAGTAGTGGGCGATAACTTGGCGGGCATCCCGAGCCGCTTTAAGGGCGTGCTGGGTACCGCTGTACTGAAAGTGCTGGGCTTTAATATTGCCCGCACCGGCCTCGGTGAGTTCCAGGCCAGGGAGCTGGGCTACGACGTGGAGACGGTGGTTAACGCTACCCGCGACTGGGCCCACTATTACCCTGGCCATGACAACCTCCTCATCAAGCTAATTGTGGACAGGGCCACCCGCAGGCTGCTGGGCGCTCAGGCCATGGGCGGCGGCGAGGCGGTCAAGCGCATTGATGTGGCGGCTACAGTTCTTTACTTTGGCGGCACCGTGGATGACCTGGCCAGCGTGGATTTGGGCTATGCCCCGCCCTTCTCCACGCCCATTGATGCGGTACAGCACGCGGCCAACACCCTGCGCAACAAGCTCTCCGGCCTGGCCAAGACCATTACGGCGCACGAGTTAAAAGCCAGGATGGATGCTGGAGAGGACCTGGTACTGCTGGATGTGCGCATGCCTGCGCAGTTTAACGCCAAGTATATTGAGGATGAAAGAGTCATGCTGGTACCTTTAAACGAGCTGCGCCAGCGGATAGAAGAGGTACCGCGGGATAAGGAAGTTGTCGTCCTCTGCGCCATGGGCACGCGGGCCTGGGAGGCCCAGCGTATTTTGGAGGGCGCAGGCTACACTAACGTAAAGTTTTTAGAAGGCGGCCTGCAGGCCTGGCCGTGCGAGCTAGATTAA
- a CDS encoding mechanosensitive ion channel family protein, with the protein MLRPQLLVTIGLILLYLAGAGVAAWLLSRLARVLLLRLTHALRSEVGERLALISTRPLGLVGFVLFLYVGRAYLAVRPEYRTASFLPYLDRVNFLLIVFFLTLWVDRIFGVLFDWYLRSLAKHPSFDPQFLSLFRYAGRITIYFVAVTVALGHFGVNLTGFLATAGVASLAIAFATQETLSNMVAGVILMLDRPFQVGDRIEVLGTPLIGDVIEIGTRSTKLLTLDNTVAVLANKDLVASRIINHARPDPGVRVRVTLGVPYAADIGRVKEAVRAVIAEHPAVLPAPPPAVYLTEFTETQVRLTGIFTIADLREAVKVKDEINTAIIERLQTAGVFPRQPS; encoded by the coding sequence ATGCTCCGGCCCCAGCTTTTAGTAACGATTGGGCTTATTCTCCTTTACCTTGCGGGAGCAGGAGTAGCCGCCTGGCTTCTAAGCCGGTTGGCGCGGGTTCTTCTGCTGCGGCTTACCCATGCCCTGCGCAGCGAGGTGGGGGAGCGGCTGGCGCTTATCTCGACCCGCCCGCTGGGGTTGGTTGGTTTTGTACTTTTTCTTTACGTGGGGCGGGCTTACCTCGCGGTGCGACCGGAGTACCGCACCGCTTCGTTTCTCCCCTACCTTGATCGCGTCAATTTCTTGCTCATCGTCTTTTTCCTTACCTTGTGGGTCGACCGGATTTTCGGTGTTCTCTTCGACTGGTACCTCCGGAGTCTCGCGAAGCACCCCTCTTTTGACCCCCAGTTCCTCTCCCTTTTCCGCTACGCGGGGCGGATTACCATCTACTTTGTGGCGGTAACGGTCGCCTTGGGGCACTTTGGGGTGAACTTGACGGGGTTCCTGGCAACAGCGGGCGTAGCTTCCCTCGCGATTGCTTTCGCCACCCAGGAAACCTTAAGCAACATGGTCGCGGGCGTTATCCTGATGCTCGACCGGCCCTTCCAGGTCGGCGACCGCATCGAGGTTTTAGGAACCCCCCTAATCGGGGACGTCATAGAGATCGGCACCCGCAGTACCAAGCTCCTCACGTTGGATAACACCGTAGCGGTTCTGGCGAACAAGGACCTCGTAGCCAGCCGGATCATTAATCACGCGCGGCCGGATCCTGGTGTCCGGGTCCGGGTTACCCTTGGCGTTCCCTATGCGGCTGATATCGGGCGCGTAAAAGAGGCGGTACGGGCCGTGATAGCCGAGCACCCGGCGGTTTTACCCGCACCGCCGCCGGCTGTGTACCTGACCGAGTTTACCGAAACCCAGGTGCGGCTAACGGGCATCTTTACGATTGCGGACCTTCGGGAAGCGGTGAAGGTCAAAGACGAAATAAATACCGCGATTATAGAGAGGTTGCAGACGGCAGGTGTTTTTCCCAGGCAGCCGTCTTGA
- a CDS encoding cobyric acid synthase, translated as MSRALMVQGTASNAGKSILVTALCRIFRQDGYRVAPFKAQNMSLNAYVTADGGEIGRAQGVQAEAAGTSATVDMNPVLLKPKGDSVAQVIIHGRPVGDFTAQGYREDCLSRAWQAVRESYARLSKDYDVIVIEGAGSPAEVNLREKDIANMRVAALAEAPVLLVADIDRGGVFAQVVGTLALLLPEEAARVRGVVINKFRGDLAILTPGLRFLEEKTGRPVLGVLPFLPDLGVAAEDSVSLGAGFFRPDAALDIAVVRLPRIANFDDFDPLLAEPDVSLRFVSHPRCVGQPDLLILPGTKNTVADLRWLCATGWVAVLRERAAAGLPLLGICGGYQMLGRELQDPGGLEDTAGVHVGLGLLDVVTVFRPGKVTVRRVGFVSGAGMLAPLAGEKVSGYEIHAGETFRGAGAAPIFTLEVPSGTAAEGAVAGAVWGTYLHGLFEADGFRRRYLNLLRRRRGLPPVDYGVSFARLKEECFDRLAAAVREHLNLREIYRWLGL; from the coding sequence GTGTCACGGGCGTTAATGGTGCAGGGCACCGCTTCGAACGCCGGGAAAAGCATCCTGGTGACGGCGCTCTGCCGGATCTTCCGGCAGGACGGCTACCGGGTGGCACCATTCAAAGCGCAGAATATGTCGCTGAACGCTTACGTTACGGCCGACGGTGGCGAGATCGGCCGCGCCCAAGGGGTGCAGGCGGAAGCCGCGGGCACTTCTGCGACCGTCGATATGAACCCGGTGCTCCTCAAACCCAAGGGCGATAGTGTGGCGCAGGTGATCATCCACGGGCGCCCGGTCGGCGATTTTACCGCGCAGGGCTACCGGGAAGACTGTCTTAGCCGCGCCTGGCAGGCGGTTCGGGAGAGCTACGCGCGACTCAGCAAGGACTACGACGTGATTGTGATCGAAGGGGCGGGGAGCCCGGCGGAGGTGAACCTCCGGGAAAAAGACATCGCCAATATGCGGGTGGCGGCGCTGGCAGAAGCGCCGGTGCTGCTCGTGGCCGACATTGACCGGGGCGGGGTTTTTGCCCAGGTAGTCGGGACCCTTGCCCTCCTCCTCCCGGAAGAAGCGGCCCGGGTTCGGGGCGTGGTGATTAACAAGTTCCGCGGGGATTTAGCAATCTTAACGCCTGGCCTTCGTTTTCTGGAGGAAAAAACGGGCCGGCCTGTGCTCGGCGTGCTCCCCTTTTTGCCTGACTTGGGGGTGGCGGCGGAGGATTCGGTGAGCCTGGGCGCCGGGTTCTTTCGCCCCGATGCGGCGCTCGACATCGCGGTGGTGCGCCTTCCCCGGATCGCCAACTTCGACGACTTCGACCCGCTGCTTGCGGAGCCGGACGTTTCGCTCCGTTTCGTGAGCCACCCGCGCTGCGTGGGGCAACCCGACCTCCTCATCCTGCCCGGAACGAAGAATACCGTGGCCGATTTGCGCTGGCTCTGCGCCACCGGCTGGGTGGCGGTGCTCCGGGAGCGCGCGGCGGCCGGGTTGCCGCTCTTAGGTATCTGCGGTGGCTACCAGATGCTCGGGCGGGAGCTGCAGGACCCGGGCGGGCTGGAGGACACAGCGGGGGTTCACGTGGGGCTCGGCCTCCTTGACGTGGTGACGGTCTTTCGGCCGGGGAAGGTAACGGTGCGGCGGGTGGGTTTTGTTTCTGGGGCGGGAATGCTGGCGCCGCTTGCGGGCGAGAAGGTCTCTGGTTACGAAATTCACGCCGGGGAAACCTTCCGGGGGGCGGGCGCGGCTCCTATCTTTACCCTGGAGGTACCGTCCGGGACCGCCGCCGAAGGGGCGGTTGCCGGGGCGGTTTGGGGGACGTATCTACACGGCCTCTTCGAGGCGGATGGCTTCCGCCGCAGGTATCTCAACCTGCTGCGCCGGCGGCGCGGCCTCCCACCGGTGGATTACGGTGTCTCCTTCGCGCGGCTCAAAGAGGAGTGCTTTGACCGCTTGGCGGCGGCAGTCCGGGAACACCTCAATCTCCGGGAGATTTACCGCTGGCTCGGGCTGTAA
- the cobC gene encoding alpha-ribazole phosphatase, translated as MGTRLYLVRHGETIWNHSLRYQGHADVPLNERGILQAEALARRLKNERFAAFYASDLMRATETARIIAQPHGGAVVPVPALREINFGAWEGLTRDEIKARFPEISQQWWTAPYETRLPGGETLREVAARAVGALLEIAARHDGEQVLVVSHGGTIRAAIGSFLRMDLNQYWRLRQDNTALNIIEIFEEGKAILMLFNDCGHLKELDS; from the coding sequence TTGGGAACGCGGCTTTACCTTGTGCGGCACGGGGAAACCATTTGGAACCATAGCCTCAGGTACCAGGGACACGCGGACGTGCCGCTTAACGAACGGGGTATCTTGCAGGCTGAGGCGCTCGCGCGGCGCCTGAAAAACGAGCGTTTCGCGGCTTTTTACGCCTCCGACCTTATGCGGGCGACGGAGACGGCGCGGATCATCGCGCAGCCCCACGGCGGCGCGGTGGTCCCGGTGCCGGCGCTCCGGGAGATAAATTTCGGCGCTTGGGAGGGCTTAACGCGGGACGAGATCAAGGCGCGCTTCCCCGAAATCTCCCAGCAGTGGTGGACGGCGCCATACGAGACGCGGCTGCCCGGCGGCGAGACGTTGCGGGAGGTGGCGGCGCGGGCTGTGGGGGCGCTCCTGGAGATCGCTGCGCGCCACGACGGTGAGCAGGTGCTGGTCGTCTCGCACGGGGGGACGATCCGGGCCGCAATCGGTTCGTTTTTGCGGATGGACCTGAACCAGTACTGGCGGCTGCGCCAGGATAATACCGCGCTTAACATTATCGAGATTTTTGAGGAAGGGAAAGCAATTTTAATGCTTTTCAACGATTGTGGCCACCTCAAAGAGCTTGACTCCTGA
- the cobK gene encoding precorrin-6A reductase has protein sequence MILLLGGTTEGRAAARTLTAAGWPVLVSVATPYGATLAGEGFAGPVVVGRRDAAALAALIGEQGVRLVVDATHPFATEAHRNASRAAAKCGVPYLRYTRPQAPLSADPRVIACADFTTAAREAVARGPVLFLTTGSKTLPLFLPVARAAGCRVVARVLPEPAVIAACREAGLSPRDIVALQGPLPVELNAALFRAFGATVVVTKESGAVGGQDAKMEAALNLGIPVVVVRRPPEPPEAVFTAEELLKRVNEILGRGTNR, from the coding sequence GTGATTCTTCTTCTCGGCGGTACGACCGAGGGGCGCGCGGCGGCCCGGACGCTGACAGCGGCGGGCTGGCCGGTGTTGGTGAGCGTGGCGACACCCTACGGGGCAACGCTGGCGGGTGAGGGTTTTGCGGGGCCGGTGGTAGTGGGCCGGCGGGACGCGGCGGCCCTGGCGGCGCTTATCGGCGAGCAAGGAGTTCGCCTGGTCGTTGACGCCACCCACCCTTTCGCCACGGAAGCGCACCGCAACGCCAGCCGAGCGGCGGCAAAGTGCGGGGTGCCCTACCTCCGCTACACCCGTCCCCAGGCGCCGCTGTCCGCTGACCCACGGGTTATTGCCTGTGCCGACTTTACCACGGCGGCTCGGGAGGCAGTGGCGCGGGGGCCGGTGCTTTTTCTCACCACCGGCAGCAAGACGTTACCCCTTTTCCTCCCGGTGGCCCGGGCGGCGGGGTGCCGTGTAGTGGCGCGGGTGCTACCGGAACCGGCGGTCATTGCCGCCTGCCGCGAAGCGGGGCTTTCCCCGCGCGATATCGTGGCGCTGCAAGGGCCGCTACCGGTAGAGCTCAACGCGGCGCTTTTTCGCGCTTTCGGGGCCACGGTCGTAGTTACGAAGGAGAGCGGTGCGGTTGGGGGCCAAGACGCCAAGATGGAAGCGGCGCTTAATCTGGGGATCCCCGTAGTGGTGGTCCGGCGGCCGCCGGAGCCGCCGGAGGCCGTTTTTACCGCTGAGGAGCTCTTGAAGCGGGTAAACGAAATTTTGGGGCGGGGGACCAACCGGTGA
- a CDS encoding alpha/beta-type small acid-soluble spore protein, which translates to MPNQKQKRLLVPQAASALDLFKIEVANELGYPTYGFPAITPENYREVLRRMKYEVAGELGLDRFIREGYWGDVPARLCGAVGGRIGGKIGGNMVRRMIKFAEQNLAQPR; encoded by the coding sequence TTGCCGAACCAAAAGCAAAAGCGCCTTTTGGTCCCGCAGGCAGCCTCCGCGTTAGACTTATTTAAAATCGAGGTGGCCAACGAGCTCGGCTACCCCACCTACGGCTTCCCGGCGATCACCCCCGAGAATTACCGCGAGGTACTCCGGCGGATGAAGTACGAGGTCGCCGGGGAGCTTGGCCTTGACCGCTTCATCCGGGAAGGCTACTGGGGCGATGTCCCCGCCCGCCTCTGCGGCGCCGTCGGCGGCCGCATCGGCGGCAAGATTGGGGGAAACATGGTCCGCCGGATGATCAAGTTTGCCGAGCAAAACTTGGCGCAGCCGCGGTAA
- a CDS encoding cobyrinate a,c-diamide synthase: MRRLVIAGASSGAGKTTVAVGLMAALTQRGLKVQGFKTGPDYIDPGFHTAATGRISRNLDTWMLPPDAVREVFLRGACGADIAIIEGVMGLYDGIGSGSGPGSTAYLAKLLCAPVVLVLDVRGMAASAAAVVLGFREFDPELGLAGVILTCAGSARHAALVKEAIEAKTGVPVLGYLVRDPGLELPARHLGLVPAEETVALQERIGKLAAAVAKGVDLEAVLRVAAAPPVPRPQKTLFPEVPAPPQVRLAVARDAAFSFYYPENLELLAAAGAELAFFSPLRDEALPPGSAGLYLGGGFPEVFAGELAANTALQEEIRRAVAAGMPMVAECGGLLYLCAAVIYRGATYPLVGVLPGRVVLTERLQRLGYVEAEALAPSPLLDRGEKVRGHVFHYSRIDWGKALPPAYRLVNWRGETQVDGAVYQNLVASYLHPHFLSRPAMARRFVASCAAFRASCRQVAPNFAWREGREP; the protein is encoded by the coding sequence ATGCGGCGCTTAGTTATCGCGGGAGCATCGAGTGGCGCGGGCAAAACGACGGTTGCCGTGGGGCTGATGGCGGCGCTGACGCAGCGGGGGCTGAAGGTTCAGGGCTTCAAAACGGGGCCCGACTACATCGACCCCGGCTTTCACACCGCGGCTACGGGGCGTATTTCCCGGAATCTCGATACCTGGATGCTTCCGCCTGACGCGGTGCGCGAAGTTTTTCTGCGGGGCGCGTGCGGGGCGGATATCGCCATTATCGAAGGGGTGATGGGCCTCTACGACGGCATCGGGTCGGGAAGCGGCCCTGGAAGCACCGCCTACTTAGCCAAACTGCTTTGTGCGCCGGTGGTGCTGGTCCTCGACGTGCGGGGGATGGCTGCTTCGGCAGCGGCAGTAGTGCTGGGCTTCCGGGAGTTCGATCCCGAACTCGGCCTGGCGGGGGTGATCCTCACCTGCGCTGGAAGCGCGCGCCACGCGGCGCTCGTTAAAGAAGCGATTGAAGCGAAAACGGGGGTGCCGGTTCTCGGGTACCTCGTCCGCGACCCGGGACTCGAACTTCCCGCGCGCCACCTGGGTCTGGTGCCGGCAGAGGAGACTGTGGCGTTACAAGAGCGCATCGGGAAACTCGCGGCGGCGGTAGCGAAGGGCGTGGACCTGGAAGCGGTCCTCCGGGTGGCCGCGGCGCCACCCGTCCCCCGGCCGCAAAAAACCCTTTTCCCTGAGGTCCCTGCGCCGCCGCAGGTGCGGCTCGCCGTAGCCCGGGATGCTGCCTTTTCTTTTTACTACCCGGAAAACCTGGAGCTTCTCGCAGCGGCCGGCGCGGAGCTTGCCTTTTTCAGCCCCCTGCGGGACGAGGCGTTGCCCCCCGGGAGCGCTGGTCTTTATCTTGGGGGCGGTTTCCCCGAGGTCTTTGCGGGGGAACTCGCCGCAAATACTGCGCTGCAGGAGGAAATTAGACGGGCGGTAGCGGCCGGGATGCCCATGGTCGCGGAGTGCGGTGGCCTCCTCTACCTTTGCGCGGCGGTCATTTACCGCGGCGCCACCTACCCGCTGGTAGGGGTGCTCCCGGGGCGGGTAGTGTTGACGGAGCGGCTGCAGCGTCTCGGCTACGTCGAAGCGGAAGCGCTGGCTCCCAGCCCCCTCCTGGATCGCGGGGAGAAGGTCCGCGGCCACGTCTTTCACTACTCGCGGATTGACTGGGGAAAAGCTTTACCCCCGGCCTACCGCCTGGTTAACTGGCGGGGCGAGACGCAAGTGGACGGTGCGGTTTACCAAAACCTGGTGGCCTCTTACCTCCACCCGCACTTCTTAAGCCGGCCGGCGATGGCGCGGCGCTTTGTCGCTTCCTGCGCGGCCTTCCGGGCGTCCTGCCGGCAGGTGGCCCCAAATTTTGCTTGGAGGGAAGGGCGTGAACCTTGA
- a CDS encoding precorrin-8X methylmutase encodes MEFLCNPRAIEAQSMAIIEELLAPWRRVLSREEFLVARRVVHATGDPEVVAHLVFHHAPVAAGVAALRQGTRLVCDVQMVAAGIRGRLPEGTEIRVAVAEPGAAAEASRDGVTRALAGIRLLQTTLAGSVVAVGNAPTALYGVLELYRVGIRPALVIGAPVGFVGAAEAKEALLATDLPAVVLRGTRGGSAVAAAVVNALFSLAAAAY; translated from the coding sequence ATGGAGTTTCTTTGTAATCCCCGGGCGATCGAAGCTCAGAGCATGGCGATCATCGAGGAGCTTCTTGCGCCCTGGCGGCGCGTCCTTTCGCGGGAGGAATTCCTGGTGGCGCGGCGGGTGGTGCACGCCACCGGGGACCCGGAGGTGGTGGCGCACCTGGTTTTCCACCACGCTCCGGTGGCGGCGGGCGTTGCTGCGCTGCGGCAGGGGACCCGCCTCGTCTGCGACGTTCAGATGGTAGCAGCGGGAATCAGGGGGCGGCTTCCGGAAGGAACGGAGATCCGGGTAGCGGTAGCGGAACCGGGCGCAGCGGCAGAAGCTTCCCGGGATGGCGTTACCCGGGCGCTCGCGGGCATCCGGCTTCTGCAGACGACCCTTGCTGGAAGCGTGGTGGCGGTGGGTAACGCGCCAACGGCGCTTTACGGCGTGCTGGAACTTTACCGGGTCGGCATCCGCCCCGCGCTCGTGATCGGGGCCCCGGTCGGTTTTGTCGGGGCGGCGGAGGCGAAGGAAGCACTGCTGGCGACCGACCTGCCGGCGGTGGTGCTGCGCGGGACGCGCGGCGGGAGCGCGGTGGCGGCGGCAGTGGTCAATGCGCTTTTCAGCTTAGCTGCGGCTGCCTATTAA